The following are encoded together in the Citrus sinensis cultivar Valencia sweet orange chromosome 1, DVS_A1.0, whole genome shotgun sequence genome:
- the LOC102615026 gene encoding nucleosome assembly protein 1;2 isoform X1 produces MSADKDNFNVTDLRASLDEGARADLVGVLKNKLQNLAGQHSDVLEKLTPAVRKRVEVLREIQSEHDELEAKFFEERAALEAKYQKLYQPMYTKRYEIVNGVVEGAPNEVAMDQEEDKATEEKGVPDFWLTAMKNNDVLSEEITERDEGALKFLKDIKWFRIDDPKGFKLEFYFDPNPYFKNTVLTKTYHMIDEDEPILEKAIGTEIEWYPGKCLTQKLLKKKPKKGSKNAKPITKTEECESFFNFFNPPQVPEDDEDIDEDTAEELQNQMEQDYDIGSTIRDKIIPHAVSWFTGEAIQEEEIELDDDEDDDDIDEDEDDEGDDDEDEDEDDEEDEEDDEGKTKKKSSAGSKKSGRQQAGDAQQGERPPECKQQ; encoded by the exons ATGAGCGCCGACAAAGATAACTTCAACGTTACAGATCTCCGCGCCT CTCTTGATGAAGGGGCTCGAGCTGACCTCGTGGGTGTTCTGAAG AATAAACTTCAGAACCTTGCTGGGCAGCACTCTGATGTTCTCGAGAAACTGACTCCAGCAGTCAGGAAGCGTGTTGAGGTTCTCAGAGAGATCCAG AGTGAACATGATGAATTGGAGGCAAAATTTTTTGAGGAGAGAGCAGCACTGGAAGCCAAATATCAAAAATTGTATCAGCCTATGTACACCAAG AGATATGAGATTGTCAATGGTGTTGTTGAAGGGGCCCCAAATGAAGTTGCAATGGACCAGGAAGAGGATAAAGCCACTGAAG AGAAAGGAGTGCCGGACTTCTGGCTTACtgcaatgaaaaataatgatgtcCTATCTGAGGAA ATTACTGAGCGCGATGAAGGAGCTCTCAAGTTTCTCAAAGACATTAAGTGGTTTAGGATTGATGATCCAAAGGGATTCAAGCTTGAATTCTACTTTGACCCCAATCCATACTTCAAGAACACTGTCTTGACAAAGACCTATCACATGATTGATGAAGATGAGCCTATTCTTGAGAAAGCTATAGG GACGGAGATTGAATGGTATCCAGGGAAATGCTTGACACAGAAGCTCCTTAAGAAGAAGCCAAAGAAGGGATCAAAGAATGCTAAGCCAATTACTAAAACTGAAGAATGTGAAagttttttcaactttttcaaTCCACCTCAAGTCcctgaagatgatgaagacaTTGATGAAGATACT GCTGAGGAGCTTCAAAATCAAATGGAACAAGATTACGATATTGG ATCAACAATTAGAGACAAGATTATCCCCCATGCTGTTTCATGGTTTACTGGGGAAGCTATTCAGGAGGAAGAGATTGAGttggatgatgatgaagatgatgatgatattgatGAGGATGAAGACGACGAGGGAGATGATGACGAAGATGAGGATGAAGATGACGAGGAGGATGAGGAGGATGATGAAGGCAAGACCAAAAAGAAG TCATCAGCTGGGAGCAAG AAGAGTGGAAGACAACAAGCTGGGGATGCTCAGCAGGGTGAAAGGCCTCCAGAATGCAAGCAGCAGTAG
- the LOC102615026 gene encoding nucleosome assembly protein 1;3 isoform X2, with protein MSADKDNFNVTDLRASLDEGARADLVGVLKNKLQNLAGQHSDVLEKLTPAVRKRVEVLREIQSEHDELEAKFFEERAALEAKYQKLYQPMYTKRYEIVNGVVEGAPNEVAMDQEEDKATEEKGVPDFWLTAMKNNDVLSEEITERDEGALKFLKDIKWFRIDDPKGFKLEFYFDPNPYFKNTVLTKTYHMIDEDEPILEKAIGTEIEWYPGKCLTQKLLKKKPKKGSKNAKPITKTEECESFFNFFNPPQVPEDDEDIDEDTAEELQNQMEQDYDIGSTIRDKIIPHAVSWFTGEAIQEEEIELDDDEDDDDIDEDEDDEGDDDEDEDEDDEEDEEDDEGKTKKKKSGRQQAGDAQQGERPPECKQQ; from the exons ATGAGCGCCGACAAAGATAACTTCAACGTTACAGATCTCCGCGCCT CTCTTGATGAAGGGGCTCGAGCTGACCTCGTGGGTGTTCTGAAG AATAAACTTCAGAACCTTGCTGGGCAGCACTCTGATGTTCTCGAGAAACTGACTCCAGCAGTCAGGAAGCGTGTTGAGGTTCTCAGAGAGATCCAG AGTGAACATGATGAATTGGAGGCAAAATTTTTTGAGGAGAGAGCAGCACTGGAAGCCAAATATCAAAAATTGTATCAGCCTATGTACACCAAG AGATATGAGATTGTCAATGGTGTTGTTGAAGGGGCCCCAAATGAAGTTGCAATGGACCAGGAAGAGGATAAAGCCACTGAAG AGAAAGGAGTGCCGGACTTCTGGCTTACtgcaatgaaaaataatgatgtcCTATCTGAGGAA ATTACTGAGCGCGATGAAGGAGCTCTCAAGTTTCTCAAAGACATTAAGTGGTTTAGGATTGATGATCCAAAGGGATTCAAGCTTGAATTCTACTTTGACCCCAATCCATACTTCAAGAACACTGTCTTGACAAAGACCTATCACATGATTGATGAAGATGAGCCTATTCTTGAGAAAGCTATAGG GACGGAGATTGAATGGTATCCAGGGAAATGCTTGACACAGAAGCTCCTTAAGAAGAAGCCAAAGAAGGGATCAAAGAATGCTAAGCCAATTACTAAAACTGAAGAATGTGAAagttttttcaactttttcaaTCCACCTCAAGTCcctgaagatgatgaagacaTTGATGAAGATACT GCTGAGGAGCTTCAAAATCAAATGGAACAAGATTACGATATTGG ATCAACAATTAGAGACAAGATTATCCCCCATGCTGTTTCATGGTTTACTGGGGAAGCTATTCAGGAGGAAGAGATTGAGttggatgatgatgaagatgatgatgatattgatGAGGATGAAGACGACGAGGGAGATGATGACGAAGATGAGGATGAAGATGACGAGGAGGATGAGGAGGATGATGAAGGCAAGACCAAAAAGAAG AAGAGTGGAAGACAACAAGCTGGGGATGCTCAGCAGGGTGAAAGGCCTCCAGAATGCAAGCAGCAGTAG